ATTCTGAGGCAATCCTCTTAAGCCTTATAAATAAAGGACTTACAAGGCAGGAAGCTTACAAGATTACCCAGAGAGTTGCCATGATGTGCTATGAAAACAGTCTCGATTTTACGGCAGAGGTAAAGAAGGACGAAGAAATCGGAAAGTATCTCAATGAAGCTGAGATTACCGGTATTATGAGCAACGACCATTATTTCAAATATGTGGATACAATTTTTAATCGGGTCTTTAATTAGTGAAGTCGTCAGTGGATAGTGAATAGCGACACACGGCCCTTCGGGGTGATTTGTACAGGCTAACTCCATACTGAAAGTTAGCCAGAAGTGTATAGTCGAAAGGATTGGGCTTTACTCAAAAAAGCAGATTACTTATTTTGCTGTCAACTGTTCACTATTCACTGATGTTTTGAAGCCTCTATATACTTCATTCTCAAGTCATAAAGCATATTGCCGACAAGCCTGTCCTCTTCCCCGGTAAGATTGCCCTTTGTCTTTTCCAAAAGCATTTCAATCAAACCTATTGTTTGTTTAGCAAGGGGAAGGTTTACATTTTTTTCATTTGCTGTCGGGTCCGGCAGTTCTCCCAGATTTACAAGCACAGACGTTGACAAAGACAGTATGAACGTACTGAATGTTAATTGATCCTCCATATCGGCCCCCTAAAATAATTACAGATTTGAGATTTTAAAAGTACAATCCAAAATATTCTACAGCCCCCTAAAGCAAGGTATCAAGTTTCACCGGTAAATAGAAAGTATTTTCATTTCTTTTTACCTGATATAAAATATAGTTCCTTTTTAACCCCTCTATCATAAAAGAATCAAAATCGTTTTTATCTGAAACCGTATAATTGTTTATCTTGATTATCACATCGCCGACACGTAGTCCACTTTTGTCGCCTATCCCCGCTTTATATATCTTTGTAACTACTACGCCGTTTTTATCCTTTAATTTAAATTTCATTTTCGGATAGCCTTTTATGTCCGATACCCTCATGCCACACAATGCTCCATCAAGGGGAGACGGTTGATAATTCAGCATATCCCCAATACCAGCATTAACCAGATACGCCTTCTGTCCCTTCATGATCTTGAACTGGATTGACTCCATTTTTGAAACGCTCCTCAAAATATTGTGGAGCTTTATACCTTCTTTTATTTTTTTCTTGTTAAATTCTACAATTCTATCGCCAACCTTTATTCCGTGTCTTTCGGCAGGACTTTTGGGTATCACTTTATTTACATAGAAATATGTATTTTTTTCGTCCTTCCTCTTTTCTATAAACAAACCGAAAATGGGTTTCCTTGTCCCGCTTTCGAGGAACTCTGAGACCATATTCATAACGTCTTCTATGGGTATGGCAAACCCTATGCCTTTGCCTTCTCCATAAATTGCAGTTACAATCCCCAAAGGG
This Pseudomonadota bacterium DNA region includes the following protein-coding sequences:
- a CDS encoding DUF1844 domain-containing protein, giving the protein MEDQLTFSTFILSLSTSVLVNLGELPDPTANEKNVNLPLAKQTIGLIEMLLEKTKGNLTGEEDRLVGNMLYDLRMKYIEASKHQ
- a CDS encoding trypsin-like peptidase domain-containing protein, with the translated sequence MAPLLIHAKEDKTIEVVDKVSRTIVNIKTEEMSKNVGEDKKATFFKKFIAGEEEEEEETFENIGSGVVLDPRGIIVTNEHLISKAISIRVKFINGKEYDAHVLGSDPEFDMALLKITDKTDFPYLKVDKRKKIKVGEKAIVIGNPYGLSSSVTMGVVSALGRNLKIDNRVYVNLIQTDASINPGNSGGALLDTDGNPLGIVTAIYGEGKGIGFAIPIEDVMNMVSEFLESGTRKPIFGLFIEKRKDEKNTYFYVNKVIPKSPAERHGIKVGDRIVEFNKKKIKEGIKLHNILRSVSKMESIQFKIMKGQKAYLVNAGIGDMLNYQPSPLDGALCGMRVSDIKGYPKMKFKLKDKNGVVVTKIYKAGIGDKSGLRVGDVIIKINNYTVSDKNDFDSFMIEGLKRNYILYQVKRNENTFYLPVKLDTLL